A window of Variovorax paradoxus EPS genomic DNA:
GGCGCGTGGTCGACCGAAATCTCGCGCTTTGCTTCCCCGAAAAATCCGAGGCCGAGCGCCGCGCCATCGCACGCGAGACATTCATCTTTGTCGCGCAGTCATGGCTGGACCGCAGTTGGCTCTGGCATGCGCCGGAGAAGGTGGTGGCGAGCCGGCTCAAGATCGTGGGCTCCGAGTCCGAGATCCGGGAGATCGCCGAGGGCGATGCGCCGATGATCCTGTTCGCGCCTCACTTCTATGGCCTCGATGCCGCGGCCACCGCGCTCACCATGCACACCGCGCGCCCCTCGGCCACGATCTACACGACCCAGCGCGACCCGATGGTCGATGCCTGGATCCGCGAAGGCCGCACGCGCTTCGGCGACGTGGCGGCGCTCAACCGGGTGGACGGCATAAAGCCCGTGCTCTCGGGCCTGCGCAAGGGCGGGTTGCTGTACCTGCTGCCCGACATGGACTTTGGCCGCGACCAGACGATCTTCGTGCCGTTCTATGGCGTGCAAGC
This region includes:
- a CDS encoding lipid A biosynthesis acyltransferase, which encodes MSLSSRLGIGFMRVLAPLPLPLVRGFSKILGRVLHTIAVPRRRVVDRNLALCFPEKSEAERRAIARETFIFVAQSWLDRSWLWHAPEKVVASRLKIVGSESEIREIAEGDAPMILFAPHFYGLDAAATALTMHTARPSATIYTTQRDPMVDAWIREGRTRFGDVAALNRVDGIKPVLSGLRKGGLLYLLPDMDFGRDQTIFVPFYGVQAATVPSLSRFARLGKAKVVPVVAKLTPGGYEIEVKSAWQNFPTDDVEADTALMNERLQGYIDTMPSQYYWVHRRFKTRPDGEPKIY